GCAACCGATCCAGAAACCGGTAAAGCGATGGTCGATGTGATCCTCGACGAAGCTGGACAGAAGGGTACGGGTCGTTGGTCGGCTATCGAAGCGCAGATGCTCGGTGTTCCGGCAACTGGTATCGAGGCTGCAGTTGACGCGCGCTCTTTGTCGTCGCTCAAGACCGAGCGTCAGGCTGCGGAAAAGGTTTATAATCCGGCTTCGCGCGCGCTCGATATTGCCGATCAGGCACAGTTCCTTGCCGATCTTGAACAGGGTCTCTTGGCTGGCAAAATTGCAGCCTATGCTCAGGGCTTTGCCGTCATGTCGGCAGCGTCGAAAGAATATGGCTGGGAAATTCCACTGGCTACCACTGCCCGTATCTGGCGCGAAGGCTGCATCATTCGTTCGCTGTTCCTTGACGACATTGCACAGGCCTTTGAAGGTCAGGAAATCGAAAATCTGCTGCTGGTTCCTGCTTTCGTTGAACGTATGGGCAAGGCGTCAAAGGGTCTTCGCAAGATCGTGGCGCAGGCAGCCCTTGCGGGTCTACCACTTCCAGCACTTGGTTCGGCATTGAGCTACTTCGACAGCTTCACGCAGTCGCGAGGCACGGCCAATGTTATTCAGGGGCAGCGCGATTTCTTCGGTTCGCACGGCTTCAAGCGTGTGGATAAAGAGGGTGATTTTCACGGCCCTTGGGGTGATTAAGTCCTGACAAGTTTTGGCTCTGATTGATGGGAAGTCACATCAGTGCCATAATCTTGACACGCTATGAGCACGATTTTTACAAAAAAGCCGCCCGGTTGGGCGGCTTTTTTGCTAGGTTTGTCGATTAATCAGCCAGCACGAGCAGATCGTGCGATGCAAAATGCACGGTAACTTTGTCGCCGCGCTGCGGCGGTGGCTGTGTTGGATCGTTGAATGTGTCGAATGATAGCTGGTTCTTGCCAAGTGCTACGCGCGTACGAATAACCGAGCCAAGAAAATGCACATCTTCGATGGTTGCATCGAGCGACGTGTCGTGGCTCTTGCGCGCTTCCAGACTGACAGCTTCCGGACGGAGAGCCAGTGTGATTGCCTTGCCCTTTGCATGATGACCGAGTTCTTCGGCCACCTTGATCGTGCGGCCATCAAGATCGATGCTGTTTTGTCCCGGTTCGTTGACAGATGCTTCGAGCATGTTGAGTGTGCCGACGAAGGACGCAACAAAGCGCGAGGCAGGACGGTTATAGATATCAAACGGAGTGCCGATCTGATCTGCCCGACCTTCATGCATGACGACGATACGGTCGGAGATCGACAGTGCTTCTTCCTGATCATGTGTCACGAAGACAGTCGTGATGCCCAGCTTCTGCTGGATCGCACGGATTTCCTGACGCAGTGAAATACGGATTTTCGCGTCGAGCGCTGAAAGCGGCTCATCGAGCAGAAGCACTTGCGGCTTGGTTGCGAGCGCACGCGCCAGTGCCACACGCTGTTGCTGACCACCAGACATCTGATAGGGATAACGGTCTGCAAGATGCTCAAGCCGGATGAGGCTCAGCATTTCCTGAACTGTGGTATCGATTTCGGCTTTTGATTTGCCAGATACACGAAGACCGAAGGCAACGTTCTGTGCAACCGTCATATTCGGGAATAGGGCATAGGCCTGAAAAACCATGCCGATATTGCGCTGATTGGGCTTGAGGTCGACAACATCCTTGCCGTCGATTTCAATAGCACCGCTATCCGTTGTTTCAAAGCCTGCGATCATACGCAGAACGGTTGTCTTGCCACAGCCCGAAGGCCCGAGAAAGGAAACGAATTCACCTTTTTCGACGGCAAGATTGAAATCGTGGACGACGGTATTGGCGCCGAAGCTCTTTTTCAGGTGCTTGAGATTAAGAAAAGCCATGAATGTTACCCGGCGGTTGTCTTGAATTTGTTGAGGCGCGATACGAGCTGCAGCATGATGATGCTGACCCACGTAATGCCAAACGAAATGATCGCCAGCGCGGACGGCTCATAAGCGCGATTGGCGCCCACAAGCTGTAGATATGGGCCGAAAGCTGGACGATTGAGCAGCGATGCAAGCGTGAATTCGCCAATGACAATGGCAAAGGTAATGAACGCACCGCTCATAACCCCCGACATCACATTCGGGAAAATCACCTTGAACATGATCCGCGCCCAGCCAGCGCCAAGGCTCTGTGCTGCTTCGGTGAGTGTGCGGACATCAATCGTGCGCATGGCAGTATCAACAGCGCGATACATGTAAGGTAGCGACAAGGTCATATAGCCGAACATAAGCAACAGATCAGTTGCACGCGTCGACGAGGTGAACGGCAACCATGACGATGAATTATAGATGCGCAAGTAACCGAACACGATGACGATGGCCGGAATGACAAGCGGCATCAGGGTGATGAATTCAATCACTGGCCGTAAGTGCGGCAGACGCAAACGTACCCAATAGGCTGTCGGCACCACCAGCAGCACACCGAATATGATCGTCAGAACACCGAGCAGGATCGAATACCCGAAGGTTGCCTGGAAATTCGGATCGCTGAAAACAACCCGGTAGGCATCAAATGAATACTCGCCGCGACGCATGCGCAGAGAAAACTCGAAGGTGCCAATCAGTGGGACCAGGAAGTAGATCGCGCCGATGAGGAAAGCGATCCATGCCCCGATCTTCTGAGCGTTAAATGCCTTTTTCATCGCTGCCACCTTTCGGCGCGCATACGCAGCCAGATGTAAAGGAGGTTGGAAAGTCCGGTTATAACGATCATGCCGAGCGCTAGCGCGTAACCAAGATTCTGATTATGCAGAACATCGCCTCGGATCTGTGCATAGAGCAGGATCGGCACGATGTTGAGCGAAGAACCGGTCAGTGCATAGGCGGTCGCAATCGCACCGAAGGCATTGGCGAACAAAAGCAGAGTTGTGCCGAGCAGGCTCGGCCAGAGAATCGGGAATGCAACCATGCGCCAATATTGTAGATTGGTGGCACCCAGGATCGAAGATGCCTCGCGCCATTCCTTTTTAAGACCATCGAGTGCTGGTGTCAGAATCAGCACCATCAACGGGATCTGGAAGAACAGATAGGTGATTGTCAGGCCGAAGAAGCTTAGGAGATTAAAGCCTGTCGAATAAAGATTGAAGCCAAACCATTCGCGCAGCAGGATAGTCACAAAGCCGGTGCGTCCGAGCGTTGCCAGAAAGGCAAAGGCCAGCGGAACGCCAGCGAAATTGGATGCAACGCCTGAGAAGGTCAGTACGGTGGGACGTAGCCAGCGCGGCAGATTGCCCAGCACTACGGCCCAAGCCAGAAAGAAGCCAATCAGCGCACCGCCAAGGGCGGAGGCGAGGCTTACTTTGATCGAAATCCAATAAGCACTCAGAATCTGAGGCTGGAAGAGATCACGGACATTCTGCAGTGTGAAATGGCCATTTGGGTCCTGAAAGGCGCCGATGATCAGATACATCGTCGGCCATAACAGGAAGAGAATGGCAAACAGAAAGAAAGGCGCGACGCCAATCCACGATAGTGGCAATTGACGCTTACGCACCCCGCTGATTGGAGCGGTTGTTTCGGCTGATGAACTCATGCGTTCTTTCTTTAGAGCATAATCCCGAAAACATACAGGTTTTCGGATGAGACTACGCGTGAAATTAAAAGACGAAGTATCTCTGTCGGCTAAGATTCTGTCAGAGCACGGCGAACCCTAACGGGCATAGGAAGGTTGCTCTAACAGCTTAAAATCGCTGCATAATGCCTGACTGTTCAGGAAACACTGCGACGACCATTTCTGGTCGTCGCAGGCATCAACAGGGCGAGATGAAATCGCTTACTGGACGTTGGCGCCGACAACGCTATCCCAGTTCTTGGTGATTTCTTCCTGAGCGGCTTCAATCTGTTCCAAGGTTGGGAAGATAGCCTTTTCATAGGAATCTGCCGGTGGCAGCTTGTCGAGCAGATCCTGCGGGATCTTGCCAGCCTTAGCCATCGCGTTGAAGCGGATCGGGTGGCAGTAGCCCTTCAGATAGCCGAGCTGACCTTCATCCGAATAGATGTGCTCCATCCAGAGCTTTGCAGCATTTGGATGCGGTGCGTAAGCGCTGATCGCCTGTACGTAAACGCCGGCAATGACGCCCGTCTTAGGAATCACGGTTTGGATTTCCGGGTTGCCCTTGAGCGTATCGCGGTCTGCGAGAGCGTTATAATCCCAACGGATAACGATTGGGGTCGAGCCCTGTGCGAGCGACGCAGCCTTGCCGATAACAGGAACGAAGTTACCGTTGGCATTGAGTTCCTTGTAGAATTCAAGGCCCTTCTTGCCAGCTTCTACACCCGGCTCCGCGCCGCGTGCGATACCGGCAGCGTGAACGCCGAGAAT
The genomic region above belongs to Ochrobactrum quorumnocens and contains:
- a CDS encoding ABC transporter permease → MKKAFNAQKIGAWIAFLIGAIYFLVPLIGTFEFSLRMRRGEYSFDAYRVVFSDPNFQATFGYSILLGVLTIIFGVLLVVPTAYWVRLRLPHLRPVIEFITLMPLVIPAIVIVFGYLRIYNSSSWLPFTSSTRATDLLLMFGYMTLSLPYMYRAVDTAMRTIDVRTLTEAAQSLGAGWARIMFKVIFPNVMSGVMSGAFITFAIVIGEFTLASLLNRPAFGPYLQLVGANRAYEPSALAIISFGITWVSIIMLQLVSRLNKFKTTAG
- a CDS encoding ABC transporter ATP-binding protein produces the protein MAFLNLKHLKKSFGANTVVHDFNLAVEKGEFVSFLGPSGCGKTTVLRMIAGFETTDSGAIEIDGKDVVDLKPNQRNIGMVFQAYALFPNMTVAQNVAFGLRVSGKSKAEIDTTVQEMLSLIRLEHLADRYPYQMSGGQQQRVALARALATKPQVLLLDEPLSALDAKIRISLRQEIRAIQQKLGITTVFVTHDQEEALSISDRIVVMHEGRADQIGTPFDIYNRPASRFVASFVGTLNMLEASVNEPGQNSIDLDGRTIKVAEELGHHAKGKAITLALRPEAVSLEARKSHDTSLDATIEDVHFLGSVIRTRVALGKNQLSFDTFNDPTQPPPQRGDKVTVHFASHDLLVLAD
- a CDS encoding ABC transporter permease — protein: MSSSAETTAPISGVRKRQLPLSWIGVAPFFLFAILFLLWPTMYLIIGAFQDPNGHFTLQNVRDLFQPQILSAYWISIKVSLASALGGALIGFFLAWAVVLGNLPRWLRPTVLTFSGVASNFAGVPLAFAFLATLGRTGFVTILLREWFGFNLYSTGFNLLSFFGLTITYLFFQIPLMVLILTPALDGLKKEWREASSILGATNLQYWRMVAFPILWPSLLGTTLLLFANAFGAIATAYALTGSSLNIVPILLYAQIRGDVLHNQNLGYALALGMIVITGLSNLLYIWLRMRAERWQR